Proteins found in one Nitratiruptor sp. SB155-2 genomic segment:
- a CDS encoding phage holin family protein, with protein sequence MHKDPTNYSLLTYAWVLLLSIWGGTAHTIRKIRTGALKRFSFSEWIGDIVISGFLGVITFYLCEYANIVQPLSAALVGIAAHQGTRGISALETYIAKKIGVRLDG encoded by the coding sequence ATGCACAAAGATCCGACAAACTACAGTCTCTTGACATACGCATGGGTACTATTGCTATCAATATGGGGTGGGACGGCACACACCATACGGAAAATCAGAACAGGCGCGCTCAAGCGTTTCTCGTTCAGCGAATGGATTGGCGATATCGTTATTTCAGGCTTTCTCGGTGTCATTACTTTCTACTTGTGTGAATACGCGAATATCGTTCAACCACTGAGTGCCGCACTGGTCGGAATAGCTGCACATCAAGGAACGAGAGGGATCAGCGCGCTTGAAACGTATATTGCAAAAAAGATAGGAGTAAGACTGGATGGCTGA
- a CDS encoding DUF2460 domain-containing protein yields the protein MRYVQPRTTTLSVTDNGYTYTKTVYEAPTTISGVTDETYPNYDPGATYNLGEYVIVPELKTIYRCTDSNVTGVFPPSDQSKWIDWGFVNSYKMLSTDEQIGAQTVGTNIVLEMPFSRCDTVGLVNIHFAQLLLELIDNDKNPITGESVGTGDGAATTFQLANTNIVKDSETIYVDSVAQTRDTDYTIDNASGQITFTTAPADGAAITADYQFADEVRVVSGRDIGCISFSEYFYDEIKEKSRVIATDIKWLPNATLRLTFDGGTEGVVKIGSIVIGSARELGLTLYGTELSFEDKSKIQNDEFTNTRKVIRYGHVRVLKAKVVFDVPDFNVVAQKVGEIVGKNVLFIPDETDRFSEMTNIAYIEDFSMPIDNPVKFETTTTIVGVA from the coding sequence ATGAGATACGTTCAGCCGAGAACCACCACGCTGTCAGTGACCGACAATGGCTATACCTACACTAAAACGGTATATGAAGCTCCAACTACAATTAGCGGCGTGACCGATGAAACGTATCCAAACTATGATCCAGGTGCCACATATAATTTGGGTGAATACGTGATAGTACCTGAACTAAAAACGATATACAGGTGTACTGATAGCAATGTTACTGGCGTATTCCCTCCATCAGACCAGTCCAAATGGATCGACTGGGGATTTGTAAACTCCTACAAAATGCTCTCGACGGACGAGCAAATCGGGGCGCAGACAGTAGGTACAAATATCGTTCTTGAAATGCCATTTAGCAGATGCGATACCGTAGGACTTGTGAATATCCATTTCGCTCAACTGCTTCTTGAGCTGATAGACAACGACAAAAACCCGATTACTGGAGAAAGTGTTGGGACAGGTGATGGCGCTGCCACGACATTTCAACTTGCAAACACGAACATTGTCAAAGATTCGGAGACCATATACGTTGACAGTGTAGCGCAGACGAGAGATACCGACTACACGATAGACAATGCTTCGGGGCAGATTACATTTACGACCGCTCCAGCTGACGGAGCCGCAATTACAGCCGATTATCAGTTTGCGGATGAAGTCAGGGTGGTAAGTGGTAGAGACATAGGATGTATAAGCTTTTCTGAGTATTTCTACGACGAAATAAAAGAAAAATCACGCGTCATTGCGACGGACATCAAATGGCTTCCAAACGCTACGCTTAGGCTCACCTTTGATGGCGGAACGGAAGGAGTTGTGAAGATCGGATCAATCGTCATTGGAAGCGCAAGAGAGTTGGGATTGACGCTCTATGGCACCGAGCTTAGCTTTGAAGACAAAAGCAAAATCCAAAACGATGAGTTCACAAACACGCGAAAAGTGATCCGATACGGACATGTTCGAGTCCTCAAAGCAAAAGTAGTCTTTGATGTACCAGATTTCAACGTAGTAGCGCAAAAAGTTGGAGAGATCGTAGGAAAAAATGTTCTATTCATTCCTGACGAGACAGACAGATTCAGCGAGATGACAAACATCGCATACATAGAGGATTTCTCGATGCCGATAGACAATCCGGTCAAATTTGAAACCACAACAACAATAGTAGGAGTAGCGTGA